TGGGAATTGTTATTTACATGTTCATCAATTGCAGTAAATAGAGTAAGTTGTCTCATGGGAGATAAAGCTGCTTCGGGCTCATCAAAAATATAAAGACCATCACCACCTAATCTTTCAGTAAGGATTTTCATGAAAGATTCACCATGAGAACATTCGTGTAAAGAGTGTCCTGTTCCTTGTAGATTATCAGTTTCTTCCATATAGGTTGCAAGGTTATAAAAACTTTCAGCTCTTAGAAAATAAGAATCTTTAGGAAGAATATGACTTTTGATAATCTTAAGATAATTAAAAAGACCTGAGATATTTTGATGGTTGCTAAAGCGAGCATGTTTGCTTCCTCCTTCTTGTCCCAGTCCCATACTTAAAGCAATGGCTTCGATTAATGTAGATTTTCCAGAACCATTTTCTCCCACAATAAAAGTAACATCTGAATGAAACTCCATTTTATCCAATTCTTTTATAGATGGTATCGTAAAAGGGTATTGCTCATAATTGGAAATCAACTCTTTTTTGATGGAGATTTCTTTTAAATATGGTTTATTTGTTATCACTTAATGAGATAGTTTTAATTGAACGGAAGTAGTCTTCAAAAGTAAAACAATTTGATGTAAGAGTTCTTCAAATAAAAAAATGATAAAAGAAAGAGTATTAGAACTGATAAAAATTTTCATTTACAAATGAGTTTCAAAATTTAAATCTTAAGTTTTATTTATCTTTTACTTAAGAAAAACCTTAGAACTAAAGAGTTTTCTTTGAAAGAAATTTTAAAGGAAACCTCTACATGCAATATCAATTTATTCTTCTGTTTTTATTTTTTGGATTAACGACAATTTCAGCTCAACAAACAAAGAAAATCGTTTTAAATGATTCTCTTAAATCAGAAACAATTGATCCGTTGCGTCCCGCAAAAGCAGCATTTTACTCGGCTATTTTCCCTGGATTAGGGCAAATTTATAATAAGAAATATTGGAAACTTCCTTTGGTTTACGGAGCAATTGGAGCGAGTACTTATTTTTATATCGACAGCAAGAAAAACTACAATATTTATCGAAACGAGTATAAAAGCAGATTGTTAGGAAACACTAGTGGTTCTGAATATTTGGCGAACTTAAACAATAGTCAATTAATTGCTGCCCAAAAACAATATCAGAGAAATAGAGATTTATCGGCTTTGTTTATTGTTGGATTTTACGTTTTAAATATAATTGATGCAAATATTGATGCCGCTTTATCTCAATTTAACGTGAGCGAAAATTTGGCCTTTAAACCAGCAATAAATTTTAAGAATGAAAACGTGCAATCTAATTTTGGATTTGCTTGTGTATACTCCTTTTAAGGAAATTACTTTTGTAATTTTAAAACCTTTTTTCTAAATATTAACTTCCCTCAAATAGTATCTTACTTTTTGAGGGAAGTTTCGTTTTTCTTTAAAAACACAGGTTTTTTCTTGCTTTTTACTTTTAAGAATTGAATTTACCTTATATTTATAGGTCACTAAAATTGCTTGATTTATTGTTCAATTAGTAGTTAAGCATATTATTACCAATTATTCTTATGACAGATATATTTAAAGATTTTATTTCTGAATTAGCAGAAGTTAACACGCAGGATATGAGTAGAATAATGTCTTGTATTACTGCTCATAAAGTAAAACGAAATACCATTATTTTATCTCAGGGAGAAGTCTGTAATAAATTTTATTTTCTGGAGAAAGGCTGTATGCGTACTTATTATATCACGCAAGACGGTCAGGAAAAAACAAGATTAATTTCTTTTGACAATACTCCCGTAACAGCACTCACTAGTTTTATCAATCAAAAACCTTCTGTTGAATATATTGATGCATTAGAAGATTCAGAAATACTTTCTATTTCTCATGATGATTTTTTTATTCTTGTGAATGAAATTCCTAGTTGGGGATTATTTTACAGAAGAATGTTAGAATTAGCCTTTACTTTTCAAAATAACAGAATAGAAGATTTGGTTACACTTTCAGCCAAAGAACGTTACGAAAAACTTTTAAAAGAGAGACCACATTATATCCAACGTCTTTCGAATAGAATAGTAGCTAGTTATCTGGGTATTTCTCAGGAAACTTTAAGCAGACTCAAATCTAAATAACGATTTTGACATTTGTCAATGCACACGTTTTTCTATCGACCTAATTTTGTCCTATAAATCATCAGAAAACAAACTGATGTTAATAATAAAATTAAAAAGGTTTGATCATGAAAACACTATTAAGAAAACCATCCGGAAATACTTTAGAAAATGTAACTGATAAATTTAGTATCAAAGAACTCATAGAATTTGAACGTTTTTGCAGAGACAATTCACAATGGGAGGAAATGAAGAAATGTTTTGCAGAAAATTCAACTGTGACAATTTCATGGTTTAAAGGATCTGGACACGGTTTTGTCGACGCTTCAAGCAAAATGGAAACTTATGCGCCTCACAAATTATTTGATACTTTGGTTTGGCTGAATAATGATAAAGCAGTTGCGATTACCATGGCGACAATTCAGATAAGACAGGAAATTCAAGGACATTTATTAGAACTACAATCTGACGTAAAACTTCTATACAAAACTCAGAAAATTAATGGTCTTTGGTCTATTATTTCTATGGAAGGAATTTATGAAAAAGATGCTTTAATTCCAGTTTCTCCTTCTGATGGTATTATAATTCCAAAAGAGGAAATTGCCAAATTCAGACCAAGTTATGCTAATATGTCTTATGCTTTAAGCAAAAGTGGATATACTGTAGATGTTAATTTACCTGGAATTGACAAACCGGAAAGTGTCGCAAAATTGTATCAGGAATCTGAAGAATGGTTAAACTCTTAAAATTAGAAAAAATGAAAATTATAACAATAGAAGAACATTTTAACTCACGAAATGTTAGAGAAAAAATGAAACAGTATCAGAGTAATGATTTAGATGCAGGAAAAGCAAAAGACATGCATGAAATGATCAGACATTTTTTGCCGACTGATGATGATATTGAAGATGTTGGTGCAAGAAGAATAAAATTCATGGATGAAAGCGGTATTGATATGCAGGTTATATCATATGCTGGAGGAAGTCCTCAGGAAATTGCTGATCCAGTTGCAGCTGTAGCGCTTTGCAAAGAAGCAAACGACGAATTAGCAGGCTATATTAGCCAAAACCCAACACGATTTGCCGGTTTTGCCGCATTGCCACTTGCCGATCCAATTGGTGCTGCAAATGAATTAAACCGTGCTGTAAAGGATCTTGGTTTCAAGGGAGCTTTAATAGCTGGAACTTTTCAGGGAAGATTCTTTGATGAACCGGAATTTTATCCGATTTTCAAAATGGCAGCTGAACTAAATGTGCCTATTTATTTGCATCCCGGAATAATTAAAAAAGATGTTGCTGATCATTATTATAGAAATGAAAACTGGTCAAAATTAGTTAATGGAGTTTTTCCTTCAGCAGGTTTTGGCTGGCACATGGACAGCGGAATTCATGTAATCAGAATGATTCTTTCGGGAGTATTTGACAAGTTGCCCAACTTAAAATTAATTTCAGGACATTGGGGAGAATTTGTGCCTGCTTTTCTCGAAAGATTAGACGAAACGCTTTATCCTGAGATTA
This genomic window from Flavobacterium sp. 9 contains:
- a CDS encoding Crp/Fnr family transcriptional regulator, translating into MTDIFKDFISELAEVNTQDMSRIMSCITAHKVKRNTIILSQGEVCNKFYFLEKGCMRTYYITQDGQEKTRLISFDNTPVTALTSFINQKPSVEYIDALEDSEILSISHDDFFILVNEIPSWGLFYRRMLELAFTFQNNRIEDLVTLSAKERYEKLLKERPHYIQRLSNRIVASYLGISQETLSRLKSK
- a CDS encoding DUF5683 domain-containing protein, coding for MQYQFILLFLFFGLTTISAQQTKKIVLNDSLKSETIDPLRPAKAAFYSAIFPGLGQIYNKKYWKLPLVYGAIGASTYFYIDSKKNYNIYRNEYKSRLLGNTSGSEYLANLNNSQLIAAQKQYQRNRDLSALFIVGFYVLNIIDANIDAALSQFNVSENLAFKPAINFKNENVQSNFGFACVYSF
- a CDS encoding AAA family ATPase — translated: MITNKPYLKEISIKKELISNYEQYPFTIPSIKELDKMEFHSDVTFIVGENGSGKSTLIEAIALSMGLGQEGGSKHARFSNHQNISGLFNYLKIIKSHILPKDSYFLRAESFYNLATYMEETDNLQGTGHSLHECSHGESFMKILTERLGGDGLYIFDEPEAALSPMRQLTLFTAIDEHVNNNSQFIIATHSPILLAYPKAIIYQLDEKGIRQIDYEETEHYLVTKGFLNNYKNMTEILLDQNK
- a CDS encoding amidohydrolase family protein, with protein sequence MKIITIEEHFNSRNVREKMKQYQSNDLDAGKAKDMHEMIRHFLPTDDDIEDVGARRIKFMDESGIDMQVISYAGGSPQEIADPVAAVALCKEANDELAGYISQNPTRFAGFAALPLADPIGAANELNRAVKDLGFKGALIAGTFQGRFFDEPEFYPIFKMAAELNVPIYLHPGIIKKDVADHYYRNENWSKLVNGVFPSAGFGWHMDSGIHVIRMILSGVFDKLPNLKLISGHWGEFVPAFLERLDETLYPEITNLKRTISEYYKEHVYITPSGIFSETQLQFAIAQMGADHIIYSGDYPYLIKNETGDFLKNASISEEDKAKIGHLNVEKLLNL